The Falco cherrug isolate bFalChe1 chromosome 6, bFalChe1.pri, whole genome shotgun sequence genome window below encodes:
- the GJB7 gene encoding gap junction beta-7 protein isoform X1, with translation MSWGFLRDLLSGVNKYSTGIGRIWVAVVFMFRLLVYIVAAENIWKYEHDEFECNTKQPGCENVCFDHFFPVSHIRLWALQLIMVSTPSLLVVFHVAYRENREKHRNQKLYKSPGQIDGGLLCTYLVSIILKTGFEVVFLVLFYKLYNGFKVPRLVTCDIRPCPNTVDCYISKPTEKMIFLYLLVATSCLCILLNLSELSYLIFKYSIKCYLKKYIKEHQGLKSNCHKSKIIFSERQKSTEGVYAINRAQPPSLSVRSQSHFPFRKCLVYSVFNGMA, from the exons atgagctgGGGATTCCTACGTGACCTGCTGAGTGGAGTGAATAAATATTCAACAGGAATTGGAAGAATTTGGGTAGCAGTTGTGTTCATGTTCCGCTTACTGGTTTACATTGTGGCTGCAGAAAACATCTGGAAATATGAACATGATGAATTTGAATGTAATACCAAGCAGCCTGGTTGTGAAAATGTCTGCTttgaccatttttttcctgtctcccaCATCAGACTTTGGGCTTTGCAATTAATCATGGTCTCCACACCTTCACTCTTGGTTGTTTTTCATGTTGCTTACCGAGAGAACAGAGAGAAACACCGCAACCAGAAACTTTATAAAAGTCCAGGACAGATAGATGGTGGATTGCTGTGCACTTACCTTgtcagcattattttaaaaacaggatttGAAGTAGtgtttcttgttctgttttataAATTGTACAATGGATTCAAAGTGCCACGTCTTGTGACATGTGACATAAGACCATGTCCCAATACCGTAGACTGCTATATTTCCAAACCCACAGAGAAGATGATTTTCCTCTATTTACTGGTGGCAACGTCATGCCTGTGCATTTTGTTAAATTTAAGTGAATTGAGTTATCTCATTTTCAAATACTCCATAAAATGTTATCTGAAGAAGTACATAAAAGAACATCAAGGCTTGAAAAGCAATTGCCACAAATCAAAAATCATCT TCAGCGAGAGGCAGAAGAGCACGGAGGGAGTCTATGCCATCAATAGAGCACAACCACCGAGTTTATCTGTAAGATCACAATCTCACTTCCCTTTCAGAAAGTGCCTTgtttattcagtttttaatgGTATGGCATAA
- the GJB7 gene encoding gap junction beta-7 protein isoform X2, giving the protein MSWGFLRDLLSGVNKYSTGIGRIWVAVVFMFRLLVYIVAAENIWKYEHDEFECNTKQPGCENVCFDHFFPVSHIRLWALQLIMVSTPSLLVVFHVAYRENREKHRNQKLYKSPGQIDGGLLCTYLVSIILKTGFEVVFLVLFYKLYNGFKVPRLVTCDIRPCPNTVDCYISKPTEKMIFLYLLVATSCLCILLNLSELSYLIFKYSIKCYLKKYIKEHQGLKSNCHKSKIICDDRRAAAGHFHHSSLSLSLNIQDECGKSSLLP; this is encoded by the coding sequence atgagctgGGGATTCCTACGTGACCTGCTGAGTGGAGTGAATAAATATTCAACAGGAATTGGAAGAATTTGGGTAGCAGTTGTGTTCATGTTCCGCTTACTGGTTTACATTGTGGCTGCAGAAAACATCTGGAAATATGAACATGATGAATTTGAATGTAATACCAAGCAGCCTGGTTGTGAAAATGTCTGCTttgaccatttttttcctgtctcccaCATCAGACTTTGGGCTTTGCAATTAATCATGGTCTCCACACCTTCACTCTTGGTTGTTTTTCATGTTGCTTACCGAGAGAACAGAGAGAAACACCGCAACCAGAAACTTTATAAAAGTCCAGGACAGATAGATGGTGGATTGCTGTGCACTTACCTTgtcagcattattttaaaaacaggatttGAAGTAGtgtttcttgttctgttttataAATTGTACAATGGATTCAAAGTGCCACGTCTTGTGACATGTGACATAAGACCATGTCCCAATACCGTAGACTGCTATATTTCCAAACCCACAGAGAAGATGATTTTCCTCTATTTACTGGTGGCAACGTCATGCCTGTGCATTTTGTTAAATTTAAGTGAATTGAGTTATCTCATTTTCAAATACTCCATAAAATGTTATCTGAAGAAGTACATAAAAGAACATCAAGGCTTGAAAAGCAATTGCCACAAATCAAAAATCATCTGTGACGACAGACGAGCAGCTGCAGGACATTTCCACCACAGCTCCCTGTCCTTGTCTCTGAATATACAGGATGAATGTGGAAAAAGTTCCCTATTGCCTTGA